Proteins co-encoded in one Microcebus murinus isolate Inina chromosome 5, M.murinus_Inina_mat1.0, whole genome shotgun sequence genomic window:
- the MTCH1 gene encoding mitochondrial carrier homolog 1 isoform X1 — protein MGASDPEVAPWARGGAAGMAGAGAGAGARGGAAAGVEARARDPPPAHRAHPRHPRPAAQPSARRMDSANGGLGSGDNAPTTEALFVALGAGVTALSHPLLYVKLLIQVGHEPMPPTLGTNVLGRKVLYLPSFFTYAKYIVQVDGKIGLFRGLSPRLMSNALSTVTRGSMKKVFPPDEIEQVSNKDDMKTSLRKVVKETSYEMMMQCVSRMLAHPLHVISMRCMVQFVGREAKYSGVLSSIGKIFKEEGLLGFFVGLIPHLLGDVVFLWGCNLLAHFINAYLVDDSVSDTPGGLGNDQNPGSQFSQALAIRSYTKFVMGIAVSMLTYPFLLVGDLMAVNNCGLQAGLPPYSPVFKSWIHCWKYLSTQGQLFRGSSLLFRRVSSGSCFALE, from the exons ATGGGGGCCTCGGACCCGGAAGTGGCGCCTTGGGCTCGCGGCGGGGCCGCGGGGATGGCGGGAGCCGGAGCTGGAGCCGGAGCTCGCGGCGGAGCGGCAGCGGGGGTCGAGGCCCGAGCTCGCGATCCGCCGCCCGCGCACCGCGCACACCCGCGCCACCCTCGGCCCGCGGCGCAGCCCTCGGCCCGCAGGATGGACAGCGCGAACGGGGGTCTGGGCTCCGGGGACAACGCCCCGACCACTGAGGCTCTCTTCGTGGCCCTGGGCGCGGGTGTGACGGCGCTCAGCCACCCGCTGCTCTACGTGAAGCTGCTCATCCAG GTGGGTCATGAGCCGATGCCCCCCACCCTTGGGACCAACGTGCTGGGGAGGAAGGTCCTCTATCTGCCAAGCTTCTTCACCTACG CCAAGTACATTGTGCAAGTGGATGGTAAGATAGGGCTGTTCCGAGGCCTGAGCCCCCGGCTGATGTCCAACGCGCTCTCCACCGTGACCCGGGGCAGTATGAAGAAG GTTTTCCCTCCAGATGAGATTGAGCAGGTTTCCAACAAGGATGACATGAAGACTTCGCTGAGGAAAGTAGTGAAGGAG ACGTCCTACGAGATGATGATGCAGTGCGTGTCCCGCATGCTGGCGCATCCCCTGCACG tTATCTCAATGCGCTGCATGGTCCAGTTTGTGGGACGGGAGGCCAAGTACAG TGGCGTGCTGAGCTCCATTGGGAAGATTTTCAAAGAGGAGGGGCTGCTGGGATTCTTCGT CGGCTTAATCCCTCACCTCCTGGGCGATGTGGTATTCTTGTGGGGCTGTAACCTGCTGGCCCACTTCATCAATGCCTACCTGGTGGATGACAGCGTGAGTGACACCCCAGGGGGGCTGGGAAACGACCAGAATCCAGGTTCCCAG TTCAGCCAGGCGCTGGCCATCCGGAGCTACACCAAATTTGTGATGGGG ATTGCAGTGAGCATGCTGACCTACCCCTTCCTGCTGGTCGGCGATCTCATGGCTGTGAACAACTGCGG GCTGCAGGCTGGGCTCCCCCCTTACTCCCCAGTGTTCAAATCCTGGATTCACTGCTGGAAGTACCTGAGTACGCAG GGCCAGCTCTTCCGAGGCTCCAGCCTGCTTTTCCGCCGAGTGTCATCAGGATCGTGCTTTGCCCTGGAGTAA
- the MTCH1 gene encoding mitochondrial carrier homolog 1 isoform X2 translates to MGASDPEVAPWARGGAAGMAGAGAGAGARGGAAAGVEARARDPPPAHRAHPRHPRPAAQPSARRMDSANGGLGSGDNAPTTEALFVALGAGVTALSHPLLYVKLLIQVGHEPMPPTLGTNVLGRKVLYLPSFFTYAKYIVQVDGKIGLFRGLSPRLMSNALSTVTRGSMKKVFPPDEIEQVSNKDDMKTSLRKVVKETSYEMMMQCVSRMLAHPLHVISMRCMVQFVGREAKYSGVLSSIGKIFKEEGLLGFFVGLIPHLLGDVVFLWGCNLLAHFINAYLVDDSFSQALAIRSYTKFVMGIAVSMLTYPFLLVGDLMAVNNCGLQAGLPPYSPVFKSWIHCWKYLSTQGQLFRGSSLLFRRVSSGSCFALE, encoded by the exons ATGGGGGCCTCGGACCCGGAAGTGGCGCCTTGGGCTCGCGGCGGGGCCGCGGGGATGGCGGGAGCCGGAGCTGGAGCCGGAGCTCGCGGCGGAGCGGCAGCGGGGGTCGAGGCCCGAGCTCGCGATCCGCCGCCCGCGCACCGCGCACACCCGCGCCACCCTCGGCCCGCGGCGCAGCCCTCGGCCCGCAGGATGGACAGCGCGAACGGGGGTCTGGGCTCCGGGGACAACGCCCCGACCACTGAGGCTCTCTTCGTGGCCCTGGGCGCGGGTGTGACGGCGCTCAGCCACCCGCTGCTCTACGTGAAGCTGCTCATCCAG GTGGGTCATGAGCCGATGCCCCCCACCCTTGGGACCAACGTGCTGGGGAGGAAGGTCCTCTATCTGCCAAGCTTCTTCACCTACG CCAAGTACATTGTGCAAGTGGATGGTAAGATAGGGCTGTTCCGAGGCCTGAGCCCCCGGCTGATGTCCAACGCGCTCTCCACCGTGACCCGGGGCAGTATGAAGAAG GTTTTCCCTCCAGATGAGATTGAGCAGGTTTCCAACAAGGATGACATGAAGACTTCGCTGAGGAAAGTAGTGAAGGAG ACGTCCTACGAGATGATGATGCAGTGCGTGTCCCGCATGCTGGCGCATCCCCTGCACG tTATCTCAATGCGCTGCATGGTCCAGTTTGTGGGACGGGAGGCCAAGTACAG TGGCGTGCTGAGCTCCATTGGGAAGATTTTCAAAGAGGAGGGGCTGCTGGGATTCTTCGT CGGCTTAATCCCTCACCTCCTGGGCGATGTGGTATTCTTGTGGGGCTGTAACCTGCTGGCCCACTTCATCAATGCCTACCTGGTGGATGACAGC TTCAGCCAGGCGCTGGCCATCCGGAGCTACACCAAATTTGTGATGGGG ATTGCAGTGAGCATGCTGACCTACCCCTTCCTGCTGGTCGGCGATCTCATGGCTGTGAACAACTGCGG GCTGCAGGCTGGGCTCCCCCCTTACTCCCCAGTGTTCAAATCCTGGATTCACTGCTGGAAGTACCTGAGTACGCAG GGCCAGCTCTTCCGAGGCTCCAGCCTGCTTTTCCGCCGAGTGTCATCAGGATCGTGCTTTGCCCTGGAGTAA